A DNA window from Arcobacter sp. LA11 contains the following coding sequences:
- a CDS encoding GMC family oxidoreductase, with protein sequence MKYDICIIGSGAGAGPIAYELTKAGKKVLILEKGAIYSEKDFSKDEIAFVRRYIVTPKLKDEYHVIEEKIDGKWYKFPTYETGWSFWNGNILGGSSNFMSGYFHRLKPNDFKLKTVYGKVEGANIEDWPISYEDMEPYYTKVESRVGVSGSITEYKHHEPRSTKEYAYPALEEHPIVNLFDKSCKNLKYTSYKVPRAIISTAKDKRNPCYYSNYCGSYACSSGAKGSSRASLLVDALQTGNLTIKAEAFVYKLDSSKDEVTKAYYFTKEGTKKEVEAKLFVMAAQAVESSRLLLNSKNKFYPNGLANSSNQVGRNMVFTGGGIGSGEFDESNLTKEELFTQGFFVNRALKDWYYTNDFKGGTVDFLFEHANPIRRANSLKRDDNGNLLYGKALQDKLHENFTKKRVLTFEVFTDWMPNDDCFVSIDEKYKDKYGVPVANIRIGAHKQDVKVGKFLAKKAMKVLKQMGAKNIDANISPLPSQNLQAGGCRFGDNPKTSVLNKYCQSHDLKNLFVTDGSFMPTGGSVPHTWTIYANSFRVADYIKTIL encoded by the coding sequence ATGAAATATGATATTTGTATTATAGGAAGTGGAGCAGGAGCTGGCCCAATTGCATATGAGTTAACAAAGGCAGGAAAAAAAGTTCTTATTTTAGAAAAGGGTGCTATTTATAGTGAGAAAGACTTTTCTAAAGATGAGATTGCCTTTGTTAGACGTTATATTGTAACTCCAAAATTAAAAGATGAATATCATGTTATTGAAGAAAAAATTGATGGTAAGTGGTATAAGTTTCCTACCTATGAAACTGGATGGAGTTTTTGGAATGGAAATATTTTAGGTGGCTCATCAAACTTTATGAGTGGATATTTTCATAGATTAAAACCTAATGATTTTAAATTAAAAACAGTATATGGAAAAGTTGAAGGTGCAAACATAGAAGATTGGCCAATCTCATATGAAGATATGGAGCCTTATTATACAAAAGTAGAGTCTAGAGTAGGGGTTTCAGGAAGTATTACAGAATATAAACACCATGAACCAAGAAGCACAAAGGAGTATGCTTATCCTGCTTTAGAAGAACATCCTATTGTAAATCTTTTTGATAAGAGTTGTAAAAATTTAAAATATACTTCTTATAAAGTTCCAAGAGCAATAATATCAACTGCAAAAGATAAAAGAAACCCCTGTTATTATTCAAACTATTGTGGGAGCTATGCTTGTTCTAGTGGTGCAAAGGGAAGTTCACGAGCTTCACTTTTAGTTGATGCTTTACAAACGGGAAATCTTACAATTAAAGCTGAAGCATTTGTATATAAACTTGATAGTTCAAAAGATGAGGTTACAAAAGCTTATTATTTTACAAAAGAGGGCACTAAAAAAGAAGTTGAAGCGAAGCTTTTTGTTATGGCAGCTCAAGCAGTTGAGAGTTCAAGACTTCTTTTAAACTCTAAGAATAAGTTTTATCCAAATGGTTTGGCAAATTCTTCAAATCAAGTAGGACGAAATATGGTCTTTACTGGTGGAGGAATTGGAAGTGGTGAATTTGATGAATCAAATTTAACAAAAGAAGAACTATTTACACAAGGTTTTTTTGTAAATAGAGCACTAAAAGATTGGTATTATACTAATGATTTTAAAGGTGGAACAGTTGACTTTTTATTTGAACATGCAAACCCAATAAGGCGTGCAAATAGCTTAAAACGTGATGATAATGGAAATCTACTTTATGGAAAAGCTTTACAAGATAAACTTCATGAAAATTTTACCAAAAAAAGAGTTCTTACTTTCGAAGTTTTTACAGATTGGATGCCAAATGATGATTGTTTTGTAAGTATAGATGAAAAGTATAAAGATAAATATGGTGTTCCTGTTGCAAATATAAGAATTGGTGCCCATAAACAAGATGTAAAAGTTGGGAAATTTTTAGCAAAAAAAGCTATGAAAGTTTTAAAACAGATGGGTGCAAAAAATATTGATGCAAATATTTCACCTTTGCCTTCTCAAAATTTACAAGCAGGTGGTTGTAGATTTGGTGATAATCCAAAAACTTCTGTATTAAATAAATATTGTCAGAGTCATGATTTGAAAAACTTATTTGTAACAGATGGAAGTTTTATGCCAACAGGTGGTAGCGTACCACATACGTGGACTATTTATGCAAATTC
- a CDS encoding gluconate 2-dehydrogenase subunit 3 family protein encodes MKRREFIVTSSILGASTVLNSQEFKADNTLSWLIIDNVFDILFPKTKTMPSAKEFNATSYLQINSKYKSFDMDDREYILQGALDFNDSFPNFLKSTQEQKENIIERTNNSEYGQEWLTRLVYYGIEAMLSDPIYGGNKNEIAWKSLNHQTGRPQPKYKYAKVV; translated from the coding sequence ATGAAAAGACGTGAATTTATAGTTACAAGTTCTATTTTAGGAGCTAGTACTGTTTTAAACTCACAAGAATTTAAAGCTGATAATACTCTCTCTTGGTTAATCATTGATAATGTCTTTGATATTCTTTTCCCAAAAACTAAGACAATGCCTAGTGCAAAAGAGTTTAACGCAACTTCTTATTTACAAATAAATTCAAAATATAAATCTTTTGATATGGATGATAGGGAGTATATTTTACAAGGTGCTCTTGATTTTAATGACTCTTTTCCAAACTTCTTAAAAAGTACCCAAGAACAAAAAGAAAATATAATAGAACGAACAAATAATAGTGAATATGGACAAGAGTGGCTTACTAGACTTGTATATTATGGAATAGAAGCAATGTTAAGCGATCCTATTTATGGTGGAAATAAAAATGAAATAGCTTGGAAGAGTTTGAATCATCAAACTGGTCGTCCTCAACCAAAATATAAGTATGCAAAAGTAGTATGA
- a CDS encoding metallophosphoesterase — translation MIKDLGELQAPLLVFGGPYSNFAATKAIKAIADARNITSDRVICTGDLVAYCAQPEETVNLIQDWGCHVVMGNCEESLSANSDDCGCGFDKNSACSLLSIEWYNYANKHVPLSHKKWMGLLPRQLHFSLANKQFHVVHGSVESINEFVFASSDINCKQEQLEQVSSDVIIGGHCGIPFGQELENGYWLNAGVIGMPANDATPDGWYMILDTTVQGIEISWHRLIYDYQASVDAMNEAKMCKPYAKCLIDGNWPSLDVLPTKEREAKKNISLSSMYL, via the coding sequence ATGATTAAAGATTTAGGTGAACTGCAAGCTCCTTTACTAGTATTTGGTGGACCTTATAGCAATTTTGCTGCAACAAAAGCAATAAAAGCTATTGCAGATGCTCGTAATATTACTTCTGATCGTGTGATTTGTACAGGTGATTTAGTTGCTTATTGTGCTCAGCCAGAAGAAACTGTTAACTTGATTCAAGATTGGGGTTGTCATGTAGTTATGGGCAACTGTGAAGAATCTTTATCAGCAAATTCAGATGACTGTGGTTGTGGATTTGATAAAAATAGTGCGTGTTCCTTATTATCTATTGAATGGTACAATTATGCAAATAAACATGTACCTCTTTCCCATAAAAAGTGGATGGGATTATTACCTCGGCAATTGCATTTTAGCCTAGCAAATAAACAATTTCATGTGGTGCATGGTTCTGTTGAAAGTATCAACGAGTTTGTTTTTGCAAGTAGTGATATTAATTGTAAACAAGAGCAGTTAGAACAAGTATCAAGTGATGTAATTATAGGTGGTCATTGTGGTATTCCATTTGGACAAGAATTGGAAAATGGTTATTGGCTAAATGCTGGAGTAATTGGTATGCCTGCAAATGATGCTACTCCTGATGGTTGGTATATGATTCTAGATACAACTGTGCAAGGGATTGAAATAAGCTGGCATAGATTAATATATGATTATCAAGCTTCTGTTGATGCTATGAATGAAGCAAAGATGTGTAAACCCTATGCTAAGTGTTTGATTGATGGCAATTGGCCAAGTTTGGATGTGTTACCTACTAAAGAGAGAGAAGCTAAAAAAAATATAAGTCTTTCTTCTATGTATTTGTAA
- a CDS encoding sodium:proline symporter: protein MEIWLAILVSTLALFSIFISRRVTHENSFFKGKNAQGLAPGLLTLIFSQVTTWIFARSLLNAAILGFYYGIWGTLAYAAYYLSFLTGGKIIDNLRFEHGYDSVQSFLFDRFGSWGTRCYNFVIGIRLISEVFANLLVIGILFGVAGSQAYTLAVVGLALVTLVYSMLGGLQASLRTDFYQMLIFLAVLVILVFLVVGEGHFTTDILTFKPFDISEPGPILLIVALLQVWSYPMHDPVMMDRGFLADRETTKRSFLHAGWISTICIITFGSLGIIAGANAFDGENMNQALSRLLGEIPMFLFSASLVISAMSTLDSTLTSSAKMIVIDMRFMEVNIRNGRIVMTVFMLLGLAMVFLGNKDLFSAVAVSGTASMYLIPVIFFSLWGNNRDIPVWSYLGSFILAITGAILYFTESSGHTALLGDVHKYTKLLWICIVVMIGGCLLFFIGKLSQKQLQASPAKVSND from the coding sequence ATGGAAATATGGTTAGCTATTTTAGTATCTACTCTTGCATTATTCTCAATTTTTATATCTCGTCGTGTAACTCATGAAAATAGTTTTTTCAAAGGTAAAAATGCCCAAGGTCTTGCTCCTGGTTTATTGACTCTAATCTTTTCTCAAGTAACAACTTGGATTTTTGCACGGTCTTTATTAAATGCTGCTATTTTAGGATTTTATTATGGTATTTGGGGAACACTTGCTTATGCTGCATATTATTTATCCTTTCTTACAGGTGGTAAAATTATTGATAATTTACGTTTTGAGCATGGTTATGATAGTGTTCAATCTTTTTTATTTGACCGTTTTGGTTCTTGGGGTACACGTTGTTATAACTTTGTAATTGGTATTCGTTTGATTAGTGAAGTATTTGCTAACCTATTGGTTATTGGTATTCTTTTTGGTGTTGCAGGTTCACAAGCATATACCTTAGCAGTTGTAGGCTTAGCCCTAGTTACATTAGTGTATTCAATGTTAGGAGGCTTGCAAGCTTCATTACGTACTGATTTCTATCAGATGCTTATCTTTTTAGCTGTGCTAGTAATACTTGTATTTTTAGTTGTAGGAGAAGGTCACTTTACTACTGATATTCTTACTTTTAAACCTTTTGATATTTCTGAACCAGGTCCTATTTTATTAATTGTTGCTTTACTTCAAGTTTGGAGTTATCCAATGCATGACCCTGTGATGATGGATCGTGGTTTTCTTGCTGATCGTGAAACAACTAAACGTAGTTTTTTACATGCTGGTTGGATTAGTACTATATGTATTATTACCTTTGGTTCATTGGGTATCATTGCAGGAGCTAATGCCTTTGATGGTGAAAATATGAATCAAGCACTTAGTAGGTTATTAGGTGAAATACCGATGTTCTTATTTAGTGCTTCTTTAGTTATTTCTGCCATGTCAACATTGGATAGTACTTTGACAAGTTCAGCAAAAATGATAGTAATTGATATGCGTTTTATGGAAGTAAATATTCGTAATGGAAGAATTGTAATGACAGTTTTTATGCTTTTAGGTTTAGCTATGGTATTTCTTGGAAATAAAGACTTATTTAGTGCTGTAGCAGTAAGTGGAACTGCTTCTATGTATCTTATTCCGGTAATATTTTTTAGTCTATGGGGCAATAATCGAGATATTCCAGTTTGGAGCTATTTAGGTAGTTTTATCTTGGCAATTACTGGTGCGATATTGTATTTTACAGAATCATCAGGGCATACGGCTTTACTAGGTGATGTACATAAATATACCAAGTTATTGTGGATTTGTATTGTTGTAATGATTGGAGGTTGTTTACTATTCTTTATTGGTAAATTAAGTCAAAAACAACTTCAAGCTTCTCCTGCAAAGGTATCAAATGATTAA
- the ribE gene encoding riboflavin synthase, which produces MFTGLIREMAEVLSLKNSFLTLKAKYSPKLGDSIAVNGACLTVVRFTSDTFTVELSPESQKILAMENYRGKVHIEPAMMMGDRFEGHIVQGHVDCLGTITSIKNSGNSTDFFISLPSEYSKYIIPKGSVTIDGVSLTVNEVMKDSFRLTIIPHTIENTLFKRYKVGTKVNLETDMFARYVYNMFKGQKSEDNLTWDKVDKALYSY; this is translated from the coding sequence GTGTTTACTGGATTAATTCGTGAAATGGCTGAGGTTTTAAGCTTAAAAAATAGCTTTTTAACTTTAAAAGCTAAATACTCACCAAAGCTTGGAGACTCTATTGCTGTTAATGGTGCTTGTCTTACAGTAGTTAGATTTACAAGTGATACTTTTACTGTAGAATTATCTCCTGAGTCACAAAAAATACTTGCAATGGAAAATTATAGAGGAAAAGTTCATATTGAACCTGCAATGATGATGGGTGATAGATTTGAAGGACATATTGTTCAAGGACATGTAGATTGTTTAGGAACAATCACAAGTATAAAAAACAGTGGAAATTCTACAGATTTTTTTATTTCTTTGCCAAGTGAATATTCTAAATATATTATTCCTAAAGGAAGTGTTACTATTGATGGAGTTTCATTAACTGTAAATGAGGTGATGAAAGACTCTTTTAGACTTACAATTATTCCTCATACTATAGAAAATACACTTTTTAAAAGATACAAAGTAGGTACTAAAGTAAATCTAGAAACTGATATGTTTGCTAGATATGTTTACAATATGTTTAAAGGACAAAAAAGTGAAGACAATCTAACTTGGGATAAGGTAGATAAAGCACTTTATAGTTACTAG
- the mnmG gene encoding tRNA uridine-5-carboxymethylaminomethyl(34) synthesis enzyme MnmG, producing the protein MSYDIIVVGGGHAGIEASLAAARMGKKTLLITMLVEQIGAASCNPAIGGLAKGHLVRELDAIGGEMGLCTDATGIQFRILNASKGAAVQGSRAQIDMDKYREYMRKVCHNTPNLEVYQDEVTTLLVKDVNEVYGVNTKLGEVFEAKKVIITTGTFMRGLIHIGENTYDAGRAWELPSSTLSIQLKELGLNVGRLKTGTPARIDSNSMNFDLMEAHGGDEKPTPFSFRTDKSNFNPKQYPCYITYTNLGTHGTITSNFDRAPLFTGQIQGSGPRYCPSIEDKVNRFAERERHQLFLEPQTEMCTEYYINGLSTSLPIDVQKEMIHSIQGLENAKIIRYGYAIEYDYVDPTELKHTLETKKIKNLYNAGQINATTGYEEAASQGFMAGINAALAIDKKEPFILRRDEAYIGVLIDDLVTKGTNEPYRMFTSRAEYRLLLREENADLRLTKYGHDLGLIDDEQMSKVEFKRKTLKDATEYMAEEWFTSKKENLELLDSLGEDKIRDRVKLIDIIGRNTVTTEKFDKIIPSLANTDDYLKEQIIIEAKYYRYIKKQQKQIEKMKKMLQMKIPENFDYKVIPGLSNEVVEKLEKFNPPTLFNASEISGITPSAIDIIHMYINVKNKK; encoded by the coding sequence ATGAGTTATGATATTATCGTTGTAGGTGGAGGACACGCAGGAATTGAAGCCTCTTTAGCTGCAGCAAGAATGGGTAAAAAAACCCTACTTATTACAATGTTAGTTGAGCAAATTGGAGCTGCTTCATGTAACCCAGCTATTGGTGGACTCGCAAAAGGTCACTTAGTACGTGAACTTGATGCAATTGGTGGAGAAATGGGACTTTGTACTGATGCAACTGGTATTCAATTTAGAATATTAAATGCAAGTAAAGGTGCAGCAGTTCAAGGAAGTCGTGCTCAAATTGATATGGACAAATACAGAGAGTATATGAGAAAAGTTTGTCATAATACTCCAAATTTAGAAGTATATCAAGATGAAGTAACTACTCTACTAGTAAAAGATGTCAATGAAGTTTATGGAGTAAATACTAAACTTGGTGAAGTTTTTGAAGCTAAAAAAGTAATCATTACTACTGGTACTTTCATGAGAGGACTTATTCACATAGGTGAAAATACTTATGATGCAGGACGTGCTTGGGAATTACCATCTTCAACATTATCAATACAATTAAAAGAGCTAGGTTTAAATGTAGGAAGACTAAAAACAGGAACACCTGCAAGAATAGATTCAAACTCTATGAACTTTGATTTAATGGAAGCTCATGGTGGAGATGAAAAACCAACTCCATTCTCTTTTAGAACAGATAAATCAAACTTCAACCCAAAACAATACCCATGTTATATAACATATACAAATCTTGGAACTCATGGAACTATCACATCAAACTTTGATAGAGCTCCTCTTTTTACAGGTCAAATTCAAGGAAGTGGGCCTAGATACTGTCCAAGTATTGAAGATAAGGTAAATAGATTTGCTGAGAGAGAAAGACATCAATTGTTCCTAGAACCACAAACTGAAATGTGTACAGAATACTATATAAATGGTCTTTCTACTTCTTTACCTATTGATGTTCAAAAAGAAATGATTCATTCAATTCAAGGTCTAGAAAATGCAAAAATCATAAGATATGGATATGCTATTGAGTATGACTATGTAGACCCAACAGAGTTAAAACACACTCTTGAAACTAAAAAAATCAAAAACCTTTATAATGCAGGTCAAATAAATGCAACAACTGGTTATGAAGAAGCTGCTTCTCAAGGTTTTATGGCAGGGATTAATGCAGCACTTGCAATTGATAAAAAAGAACCATTTATCCTAAGACGAGATGAAGCTTATATTGGTGTATTAATAGATGATTTAGTTACAAAAGGAACAAATGAACCATATAGAATGTTCACTTCTCGTGCTGAATATAGACTTCTTTTAAGAGAAGAAAATGCTGATTTAAGACTAACAAAATATGGTCATGACTTAGGATTAATTGATGATGAGCAAATGTCAAAAGTTGAATTTAAAAGAAAAACCTTAAAAGATGCAACTGAGTATATGGCAGAAGAATGGTTTACATCTAAAAAAGAAAATCTTGAATTGCTTGACTCTTTAGGTGAAGATAAAATTAGAGATAGAGTTAAACTTATTGATATTATTGGAAGAAATACTGTTACAACTGAAAAGTTTGATAAAATCATTCCAAGTTTAGCCAATACAGATGATTATTTAAAAGAACAAATCATCATAGAAGCTAAATATTATAGATATATTAAAAAACAACAAAAACAAATTGAAAAAATGAAAAAAATGCTTCAAATGAAAATCCCTGAAAACTTTGATTACAAAGTTATCCCAGGATTATCAAATGAAGTAGTTGAGAAATTAGAGAAATTTAATCCACCAACACTTTTTAATGCAAGTGAAATATCTGGAATTACACCTTCTGCAATTGATATTATTCATATGTATATAAATGTAAAAAATAAGAAATAA
- the ccoG gene encoding cytochrome c oxidase accessory protein CcoG, whose translation MEAKNSALKKTSYRIKRYYAYILATVISLSVPFITINGNHLFLLSFDKKQFHLMGVAFDMQELYLMPFLLMLLFLGIFAATALGGRAWCGWACPQTIFRVVYRDLIESKLLGLRRIKNKQKEPDWSKAENASKKLVAIIIWSALSLIASANFMWYFVPPEDFFAYMENPSEHMLLIGIVLSTAAFLIYDVVWLKEDFCIYVCPYSRVQSVLYDDDTYQAIYSTNRGGNIYNEDKEKIIFKAKDLPEQANECTTCESCVTVCPTHIDIRKGMQLECINCLECVDACTTVMGKLGKDSLVQWSSTSAIEQGKPTKLIRKATIMYAVSLVLILGLLFVMGGKKEYMLLNVNKTTQLYKIKENNLVANNFLFLFQNTDSKPHTYALEVVDNNDIEIARFRPFKLSPKKLAKKVVVLQTDKLLVNDKTKDTPITVTIRAYAVDEPERVQVFRKAVFIFPRADKLK comes from the coding sequence ATGGAAGCTAAAAATAGCGCATTAAAAAAAACTTCATATAGAATAAAAAGATATTATGCTTATATTCTTGCAACAGTAATATCTTTATCAGTTCCATTTATAACTATCAATGGAAATCATTTATTTTTACTATCATTTGATAAAAAACAATTTCATTTAATGGGTGTCGCATTTGATATGCAAGAGCTATATTTGATGCCGTTTTTATTAATGCTTCTATTCTTAGGAATTTTTGCTGCAACTGCGCTTGGTGGTAGAGCTTGGTGTGGATGGGCCTGTCCCCAGACAATATTTAGAGTTGTATATAGAGATTTAATAGAATCAAAACTATTAGGTCTAAGAAGAATTAAAAATAAACAAAAAGAACCAGATTGGAGTAAAGCAGAAAATGCTTCTAAAAAATTAGTCGCAATAATCATTTGGTCAGCCTTATCTTTAATAGCATCTGCAAACTTCATGTGGTATTTTGTTCCCCCAGAAGATTTTTTTGCCTATATGGAAAATCCTTCTGAACATATGCTTTTAATAGGTATAGTTTTATCTACAGCTGCATTTTTAATATATGATGTTGTTTGGCTAAAAGAAGATTTCTGTATTTATGTTTGTCCATATTCAAGAGTTCAATCAGTTTTATATGATGATGATACTTACCAAGCTATTTATTCTACAAATAGAGGTGGAAATATCTATAATGAAGATAAAGAAAAAATCATTTTTAAAGCAAAAGATTTACCAGAACAAGCAAATGAGTGTACAACATGTGAGTCATGTGTAACTGTTTGTCCTACACATATTGATATTAGAAAAGGGATGCAATTAGAATGTATCAACTGTCTAGAATGTGTAGATGCCTGTACAACGGTAATGGGAAAACTAGGGAAAGATTCCCTTGTACAATGGTCAAGTACTAGTGCTATAGAACAAGGAAAGCCTACAAAACTTATTAGAAAAGCTACTATTATGTATGCGGTTTCATTAGTTTTAATTTTAGGACTTCTTTTTGTTATGGGTGGAAAAAAAGAGTACATGCTTTTAAATGTAAATAAAACAACACAATTATATAAAATAAAAGAGAATAATCTAGTAGCAAATAACTTCTTATTCTTATTCCAAAATACAGATTCTAAGCCACATACATATGCTTTAGAAGTTGTAGATAATAATGATATAGAAATTGCTAGATTTAGACCATTTAAACTAAGCCCTAAGAAACTTGCTAAAAAAGTTGTAGTTTTACAAACTGATAAATTATTAGTAAATGATAAAACAAAAGATACACCTATTACTGTTACAATTAGAGCTTATGCAGTTGATGAACCTGAAAGAGTACAAGTATTTAGAAAAGCAGTGTTTATCTTCCCAAGAGCAGATAAACTAAAATAG
- a CDS encoding DUF6726 family protein, translated as MKSFFLIFLIIVLFNGCIVGDVAALPFRVTGAVLNTVTPDIVGDSVSEVGETIDTAIPF; from the coding sequence ATGAAATCTTTTTTTTTAATATTTTTAATCATAGTATTGTTTAATGGTTGTATCGTTGGTGATGTGGCTGCATTGCCTTTTAGAGTTACAGGAGCAGTATTAAATACTGTTACTCCAGATATTGTAGGGGATTCTGTTTCTGAAGTAGGAGAAACAATAGATACTGCTATTCCTTTTTAA
- a CDS encoding CTP synthase has translation MTKFIFVTGGVLSSLGKGITSASIATILKQSGFKVSMLKIDPYLNVDPGTMSPLEHGEVFVTADGAETDLDLGNYERFIDKTLTAKNSFTTGQVYQSVIKREREGGYLGKTIQVIPHVVDEIKDRIYAAADEHEFLIIELGGTVGDIEGLPFMEAIRAIRHELPKTNTMNIHVSLIPYIKAAGELKTKPTQHSVQELRRIGITPHMLVCRTERTLPKNLKDKLALSCDIDRNAVIEAGDAQSIYQVPLHFIKEGILNPLSEHFNIKIKPNMERWDTLVKNILVPQDEVTIAFVGKYLDLKESYKSLIEALIHSGAHLNTKVNIHWCDSERIEDVGAYDIIGNSDAILVAGGFGHRGVEGKLAAIKYARENKIPYLGICLGMQLSVIEYARNVLGLEEANSIEFDENTPDPLIYLIDEFMDQSGNKQLRTHKSPMGGTMRLGEYPFEPLKGTNLQKAYGNEKIYFERHRHRYEANPKYKEALEKAGMLISGQSDGLIEAVEIEDHPWFVGVQFHPEFTSHLETPNPIILEFVKQANSHS, from the coding sequence ATGACTAAATTCATATTTGTAACTGGTGGAGTATTAAGTTCACTTGGAAAAGGTATCACTTCTGCATCTATTGCAACAATTTTAAAACAATCAGGCTTTAAAGTTTCTATGCTAAAAATTGATCCTTATTTAAATGTAGACCCAGGGACAATGAGTCCACTAGAACATGGTGAAGTATTTGTTACTGCGGATGGTGCAGAAACAGACCTTGATTTAGGAAACTACGAAAGATTTATTGATAAAACACTTACTGCTAAAAACTCTTTTACAACTGGTCAAGTTTACCAAAGTGTTATTAAAAGAGAAAGAGAAGGTGGGTATTTAGGTAAAACTATCCAAGTTATTCCTCACGTTGTAGATGAAATTAAAGATAGAATTTATGCAGCAGCAGACGAGCACGAATTTTTAATTATAGAACTTGGTGGAACAGTTGGAGATATCGAAGGTCTACCATTTATGGAAGCAATTAGAGCTATTAGACATGAACTTCCAAAGACAAATACAATGAATATCCATGTAAGTTTAATTCCATATATCAAAGCTGCTGGTGAACTTAAAACAAAACCAACGCAACACTCAGTTCAAGAGTTAAGAAGAATTGGTATTACACCTCATATGTTAGTATGTAGAACAGAGAGAACTTTACCTAAAAACTTAAAAGATAAATTAGCTTTATCATGTGATATTGATAGAAATGCAGTTATTGAAGCTGGCGATGCACAATCTATTTATCAAGTTCCATTACACTTTATCAAAGAAGGTATTTTAAATCCATTATCAGAGCATTTTAATATCAAAATCAAACCAAATATGGAAAGATGGGATACTTTAGTTAAAAATATTTTAGTTCCTCAAGATGAAGTTACAATTGCCTTTGTTGGTAAATATTTAGATTTAAAAGAATCATACAAGTCACTTATTGAAGCACTTATCCATAGTGGTGCGCACTTAAATACAAAAGTAAATATTCACTGGTGTGACAGTGAAAGAATTGAAGATGTTGGAGCATACGATATTATTGGAAACTCTGATGCGATACTTGTAGCAGGTGGATTTGGACATAGAGGTGTTGAAGGGAAACTAGCAGCAATTAAATACGCTAGAGAAAACAAAATTCCATATTTAGGAATTTGTTTAGGTATGCAATTATCAGTTATTGAATATGCTAGAAATGTACTTGGATTAGAAGAAGCTAACTCAATTGAATTTGATGAAAATACTCCAGACCCATTAATTTATTTAATTGATGAATTTATGGATCAAAGTGGAAATAAACAACTAAGAACACATAAATCACCAATGGGTGGAACAATGAGACTTGGTGAATATCCATTTGAACCACTAAAAGGTACAAACCTTCAAAAAGCTTATGGAAATGAAAAAATTTATTTCGAAAGACATAGACACAGATATGAAGCAAACCCAAAATATAAAGAAGCCTTAGAAAAAGCAGGTATGCTTATCTCTGGACAATCAGATGGGCTAATTGAAGCTGTAGAGATTGAAGATCATCCGTGGTTCGTAGGAGTTCAGTTTCACCCAGAATTTACTTCTCATCTAGAAACACCAAACCCAATTATTTTAGAGTTCGTAAAACAGGCAAATTCACATAGTTAA